A genomic segment from Chloroflexota bacterium encodes:
- a CDS encoding response regulator transcription factor: MAKKKILVVDDEAKIVSLVRAYLERDGYRAVTARDGQTALQLARRERPDLVVLDLMLPEIDGLEVCRTLRRESNIPIIMLTARDEETDKLIGLELGADDYITKPFSPRELVARVRAVLRRTTAPADQPEQIAISGLVIDTVRHEASVHGQLLKLTPSEFKLLEALARHPGRVFTRLQLLDLVQGEAYEGYERTIDTHIKNLRHKIEVLTEGVGFRITTVYGVGYKFEVNKGA; encoded by the coding sequence ATGGCCAAAAAGAAGATCCTTGTCGTGGATGACGAAGCAAAAATAGTCAGTCTGGTGCGTGCCTATCTGGAGAGGGACGGTTATCGGGCAGTGACTGCCAGGGATGGTCAGACAGCCTTGCAACTTGCTCGCCGCGAGAGACCAGACCTGGTCGTGCTCGATCTCATGCTGCCAGAGATTGATGGACTGGAAGTATGCCGTACCCTCCGCCGGGAATCGAATATCCCCATTATTATGCTCACGGCGCGCGATGAGGAGACGGACAAGCTCATCGGCCTGGAGCTGGGGGCCGACGATTACATTACGAAGCCCTTCAGCCCCCGCGAATTGGTGGCCAGGGTGCGGGCCGTCCTGCGTCGGACAACGGCCCCAGCGGATCAACCTGAGCAGATAGCTATAAGTGGCCTGGTAATCGATACGGTCCGCCATGAGGCCTCTGTCCACGGTCAGCTCTTAAAGCTCACACCCAGCGAGTTCAAGCTGCTGGAGGCGCTGGCCCGCCATCCAGGTCGGGTTTTCACCCGTCTCCAGCTCCTCGATCTCGTCCAGGGGGAAGCCTATGAAGGGTACGAACGCACTATAGATACCCATATCAAGAACCTCCGCCACAAGATAGAAGTGCTCACCGAGGGTGTGGGTTTTCGAATCACCACGGTATACGGCGTCGGTTACAAGTTTGAGGTAAACAAAGGTGCGTAG
- a CDS encoding ATP-binding protein — MRSLGFKLTLSFLAVAFIAVGTVTYLAGRGTQSEFASYLEQGPTTARLERALMALSAYYAKNGSWAGVQPLLSDLSQTQGEPLLLTDGRGKALADSGQGLTGQSVDENTCGTWSSPIVIGNKQVGVLHLLPKGNGSASEWWGMMRRMMGGAPSNTGRGMMQRWMGEMGGMMGPDMMMPGGTTNMKVIGPPERDYLQAMSQSLWLAAIMAVAVAAALSLLLTRQITHPLRRVTVAARRIAGGDLSQRVDVRSRDEVGEMASAFNAMAEALARNEEQRRQLMADIAHELRTPLSVIQGNLEGMLDGVIPLTPEQLTSVHEESLLLARLVNDLRELSLAEMGQLPLERVPTDIAEIINKAVDKRQAQAQAKDIFIEAMLPVGLPQVAVDAGRISQVISNLLDNALRYTPVGGQIVIRGKVVPESQPGIKTDWLQVSVSDTGPGISPQALPYVFDRFYRADKSRSRATGGSGIGLSIVKQLVQAHGGKVWVESELGKGSTFYFTLPLSQV, encoded by the coding sequence GTGCGTAGCCTGGGCTTCAAGCTCACTCTATCTTTCCTTGCCGTGGCTTTCATCGCCGTCGGTACCGTGACCTACCTGGCGGGACGCGGCACGCAGAGCGAATTCGCCTCCTATCTGGAGCAGGGTCCTACTACAGCACGCCTGGAGAGGGCGCTTATGGCTCTCTCCGCCTACTACGCCAAGAACGGCAGCTGGGCTGGTGTTCAGCCCCTACTGTCAGATTTGAGTCAGACACAGGGAGAACCACTTCTCCTTACCGATGGACGAGGGAAGGCGCTGGCCGATTCCGGCCAGGGGCTGACCGGCCAGTCCGTAGATGAGAATACTTGTGGCACCTGGTCGTCCCCCATAGTAATAGGGAATAAACAGGTTGGTGTGCTTCATCTCCTGCCCAAGGGAAACGGATCCGCTTCAGAATGGTGGGGAATGATGAGACGCATGATGGGTGGAGCCCCAAGCAACACCGGGCGGGGAATGATGCAGCGGTGGATGGGTGAGATGGGAGGCATGATGGGACCAGATATGATGATGCCTGGAGGAACGACGAACATGAAGGTGATCGGTCCCCCGGAGAGGGATTACCTCCAGGCGATGAGCCAATCTCTCTGGCTGGCGGCCATCATGGCCGTAGCCGTGGCCGCAGCCCTGAGCCTCCTCCTCACCAGACAGATCACGCATCCCCTGCGCAGGGTAACCGTTGCGGCCAGGCGCATCGCTGGTGGTGACCTCTCCCAAAGAGTAGATGTACGATCCAGGGACGAGGTCGGGGAGATGGCCTCAGCCTTTAACGCTATGGCGGAGGCTTTGGCCAGAAACGAGGAGCAACGGCGTCAGCTTATGGCCGATATCGCCCACGAGCTGCGGACGCCACTCTCAGTCATCCAGGGGAATCTGGAGGGGATGCTCGATGGAGTAATACCCTTGACACCTGAGCAGCTCACTTCCGTACACGAGGAGAGTCTGCTGCTAGCCCGCCTGGTGAACGACCTGCGCGAGCTATCTCTGGCAGAGATGGGGCAACTGCCGCTGGAACGAGTCCCTACCGATATAGCCGAAATTATTAACAAGGCTGTAGATAAGAGACAGGCACAAGCGCAGGCGAAGGACATCTTCATCGAAGCAATGCTGCCCGTTGGCTTACCCCAGGTGGCGGTCGATGCCGGTCGCATCAGCCAGGTCATAAGCAATCTCCTGGATAATGCCCTTCGCTACACCCCAGTCGGGGGGCAGATCGTTATCAGAGGTAAGGTTGTGCCTGAGAGCCAGCCAGGCATTAAGACAGATTGGTTGCAGGTCTCTGTATCTGATACTGGCCCTGGTATCTCTCCGCAGGCGCTGCCCTATGTCTTTGACCGTTTCTACCGCGCCGATAAATCCCGCTCACGGGCGACTGGTGGATCTGGCATCGGACTGTCCATCGTTAAGCAGCTCGTCCAGGCGCATGGGGGAAAGGTTTGGGTCGAAAGCGAGCTGGGTAAGGGCAGTACTTTTTACTTCACTCTGCCCCTCAGCCAAGTGTAG
- a CDS encoding thiamine pyrophosphate-dependent enzyme, whose product MVKVVFKRPEALTETPTHYCPGCTHGIIHRLVAEVVDELSIRECTIGVAPVGCAVFAYDYFNFDCTEAAHGRAPAVATGIKRVRPDKVVFTYQGDGDLAAIGMAEIVHAAIRGEQITVIFVNNAVYGMTGGQMAPTTLAGQYSTSTPGGRDVKAAGNPVRICELLAQQDGPAYIARVAVNNPPNVAKAKSAIKLGFRAQLAGLGFSLVEVLSSCPVGWRMRPIEALTWLAENMIPHYPLGEYRVSEELTKLRG is encoded by the coding sequence ATGGTGAAGGTCGTCTTCAAGCGGCCGGAGGCGTTGACCGAAACGCCAACTCACTACTGCCCTGGCTGTACACACGGCATCATTCATCGTTTGGTGGCTGAAGTAGTCGATGAGCTGTCTATCCGTGAGTGCACGATCGGCGTAGCGCCAGTCGGCTGTGCTGTCTTCGCTTACGACTATTTTAACTTTGACTGCACGGAGGCCGCCCACGGGCGAGCGCCGGCCGTAGCCACAGGGATTAAGCGCGTCCGCCCAGATAAGGTCGTCTTTACCTACCAGGGGGATGGCGATCTGGCGGCCATCGGTATGGCCGAGATAGTTCACGCAGCGATCCGTGGAGAGCAAATCACGGTTATCTTTGTGAATAACGCCGTCTACGGGATGACTGGCGGACAGATGGCCCCCACCACGTTGGCTGGGCAATACAGTACCTCAACGCCAGGCGGCCGAGATGTTAAAGCTGCTGGTAATCCGGTTAGGATATGTGAGCTATTAGCCCAACAGGATGGTCCGGCCTACATCGCCCGGGTAGCGGTCAACAATCCCCCTAATGTAGCTAAGGCCAAATCGGCCATCAAACTGGGCTTCCGGGCGCAGCTGGCCGGTCTGGGTTTCTCCCTGGTTGAGGTGTTGAGCTCCTGTCCAGTCGGCTGGCGAATGCGACCTATCGAGGCCCTAACCTGGTTAGCAGAGAATATGATCCCACACTATCCCCTTGGGGAGTATAGGGTCAGCGAGGAGCTAACTAAGCTTAGAGGGTGA
- a CDS encoding 4Fe-4S dicluster domain-containing protein — MRATRGYVVIDEERCKGCEICVSVCPTGVLVLADRFNHKGYRPAMMWRGGERLPPHSMRHPFESWRSTANGREGECTGCTLCARMCPDVAITVYRTANHPSRRGGVSERPR; from the coding sequence ATGCGGGCAACCCGGGGTTATGTGGTTATCGATGAGGAAAGATGTAAAGGATGTGAAATCTGCGTTAGTGTCTGCCCCACGGGAGTGCTAGTCTTGGCTGATCGTTTTAATCATAAGGGATACCGCCCGGCGATGATGTGGAGGGGTGGGGAGCGTTTACCCCCACACTCCATGAGGCATCCGTTCGAATCATGGCGTAGTACAGCCAATGGACGGGAGGGTGAGTGCACGGGCTGCACACTGTGTGCCAGAATGTGCCCCGATGTAGCTATAACTGTTTACCGAACGGCGAACCATCCCTCCCGCAGAGGCGGCGTTTCCGAACGTCCTCGATGA
- a CDS encoding 3-methyl-2-oxobutanoate dehydrogenase subunit VorB gives MGEKILMKGNEAIGEGAVRAGCQAYFGYPITPQSELLEYMAAKMPQLGRVFLQAESEVAAINMVFGAAAAGVRAMTSSSGPGISLKQEGISFLAGAELPAVIVNVMRAGPGLGGIAPAQGDYFQATKGGGHGDYHPIVLAPSSVQEAMDLTALAFDLADKYRNPTIVLADGLIGQVMEPVELRKFEVSAPPKPWALTGAKGRERNVIRSINLEPEQLEVHIRHLERKYAAIRSNEVRYTQVLLDDAEIVVVAYGIMARVARTAIKWARQEGIVAGLFRPISLYPFPYAPLTELAQRVRVFLVLELSMGQMLEDVQLAVGHGPHVAFVNRLGGVVLSAEEALESLRELATALREITPAVPTQF, from the coding sequence ATGGGCGAAAAGATATTAATGAAGGGTAACGAAGCCATTGGCGAGGGGGCGGTTCGGGCCGGTTGCCAGGCCTATTTTGGCTATCCAATTACCCCTCAGTCAGAGCTACTGGAGTATATGGCCGCGAAAATGCCCCAATTGGGAAGAGTATTCCTCCAGGCTGAGAGCGAGGTGGCAGCCATCAATATGGTTTTCGGAGCCGCCGCAGCTGGCGTCCGGGCTATGACCTCCTCCAGTGGCCCTGGCATCAGCCTTAAGCAGGAGGGTATCTCTTTTCTGGCTGGCGCCGAGTTGCCAGCCGTCATCGTCAATGTCATGCGGGCCGGCCCTGGCCTGGGGGGTATTGCACCCGCCCAAGGCGATTACTTCCAGGCCACTAAGGGGGGTGGGCATGGCGACTATCACCCGATCGTTTTGGCCCCATCCTCGGTTCAAGAGGCGATGGATTTAACGGCCCTCGCCTTCGACCTAGCTGATAAGTACCGTAATCCGACGATAGTTTTAGCAGATGGTCTGATCGGGCAGGTAATGGAGCCTGTCGAGCTCCGTAAGTTCGAGGTGTCAGCGCCTCCCAAACCGTGGGCTCTTACTGGAGCCAAGGGGAGGGAGAGAAATGTGATCAGGTCCATCAATCTTGAACCCGAGCAGCTCGAGGTGCATATCCGCCATTTGGAGAGAAAGTACGCGGCCATTCGGTCTAATGAGGTGCGCTATACCCAAGTACTGCTGGATGATGCTGAGATCGTAGTCGTGGCCTACGGCATAATGGCCAGGGTAGCTCGAACGGCTATCAAATGGGCCCGTCAGGAAGGCATCGTTGCTGGACTCTTTCGTCCCATCTCCCTCTATCCCTTCCCCTATGCGCCATTAACCGAGCTGGCCCAGAGGGTGCGTGTTTTTCTGGTGCTGGAGCTGAGCATGGGCCAGATGTTGGAAGATGTGCAGCTGGCTGTTGGTCACGGGCCACACGTTGCTTTTGTCAACCGTCTGGGGGGTGTGGTCCTTTCTGCAGAGGAAGCCTTAGAGTCGCTAAGGGAACTGGCTACAGCACTACGGGAAATCACCCCAGCAGTCCCTACTCAATTTTAG
- the feoB gene encoding ferrous iron transport protein B, which produces MPLSCHSALQKIKVDTDLTVALAGNPNVGKSSIFNQLTGMAVVTANYPGKTVTVNMGTTKFDGHTIGVIDLPGTYAIGAISEDQWVARQAVLDGHPDVVVMIVDATNLARNLYMVLQFLDLGLPIVVALNVVDQAEQQGLITDVEHLSQLLDVPVVPTVATRGEGISELLKATLEASRRGHKSDVRHAPYGRDIEEPISALSQFLIANEVALPYGLSPRAIAILLLEGDPEFIQMVAASPQGKEILDQAQEMSEQIAYKHGEPAPLRIARERHGLAGSITAQVQTTVPRVETLANRLWRYTTAPLTGIPILLIVLAATFAFLFYVGAFLSTVFSDLWAAYVSPLIAMPIHFVLGDSVLAKTLLWGFDAGIEAALAVGIPYVLTFYFLLAVLEDTGYLNSVAFLADRLMHNLGLHGRAIIPLVAGAGCNVPAVISTRVLPTMRERLIASTLITLVPCSARTAVILGAVSLYAGWLPALSIYAIVLVLVGLVGLGLNKVMPGHSTGLVMEMFPFRMPSFGATLRKTWARFQSFVFVAAPIVLVGSIVLGALYETGYIWNLAAPLAPIVQGWLGLPPVAGLTLIFAVLRKELALQLLVTLAIVQYGGGASDLLHFMNQNQIFVYALVNTIYIPCVATIAVLGEELGWRRALLITGFTISLAIIIGGIVWRLLPLFGW; this is translated from the coding sequence ATGCCGTTATCTTGCCACAGCGCTTTACAGAAGATCAAGGTTGATACCGATCTTACCGTTGCCCTAGCTGGTAACCCCAACGTAGGTAAGTCAAGCATCTTTAATCAACTTACCGGGATGGCCGTGGTCACGGCCAATTATCCGGGAAAGACGGTTACAGTCAATATGGGGACGACCAAGTTTGATGGACACACCATTGGTGTTATCGACTTACCTGGTACCTATGCTATCGGCGCCATCTCAGAGGATCAATGGGTAGCCCGACAAGCAGTCTTGGATGGTCATCCTGATGTGGTGGTCATGATCGTTGATGCTACTAACTTGGCCCGCAATCTCTATATGGTCCTTCAGTTCCTGGATCTGGGTTTACCGATCGTGGTGGCCTTGAACGTTGTCGATCAGGCCGAACAGCAAGGGCTCATTACCGATGTGGAGCATTTGTCACAGCTGTTGGACGTGCCCGTAGTGCCCACCGTGGCCACGCGGGGCGAGGGCATCAGCGAACTATTGAAGGCGACGCTCGAGGCATCGCGGAGAGGGCACAAGTCTGATGTTCGCCACGCACCTTATGGTCGGGATATCGAGGAGCCGATCTCTGCCCTTAGTCAATTTCTTATAGCGAACGAGGTCGCTTTGCCATATGGACTGTCACCACGAGCGATAGCCATCCTCCTGTTGGAGGGGGATCCGGAATTCATTCAGATGGTAGCCGCCTCGCCTCAGGGAAAGGAGATTCTGGATCAAGCCCAGGAGATGTCTGAGCAGATCGCCTACAAGCACGGCGAGCCCGCACCGTTGCGCATCGCCCGTGAAAGGCATGGTTTGGCTGGCAGCATTACCGCTCAAGTTCAGACGACCGTTCCCAGGGTAGAAACGCTGGCCAACCGCTTATGGCGCTACACCACTGCTCCTCTGACCGGAATCCCCATTCTCCTGATCGTGCTCGCCGCCACCTTCGCCTTCCTTTTTTATGTTGGTGCATTCTTATCTACAGTATTCAGCGATCTCTGGGCGGCTTATGTCTCACCGCTCATCGCTATGCCGATTCATTTCGTTCTGGGAGATTCTGTCCTGGCCAAGACCCTCCTCTGGGGCTTCGACGCTGGCATCGAAGCCGCGCTGGCTGTCGGTATACCCTACGTGCTGACCTTCTACTTTCTCCTGGCTGTGCTTGAGGATACTGGCTATCTCAACTCGGTTGCCTTCCTCGCCGATCGCCTGATGCATAACTTGGGGCTACACGGACGAGCCATCATCCCACTCGTGGCCGGCGCAGGTTGCAATGTCCCAGCTGTAATTAGTACACGGGTTTTGCCTACAATGCGTGAGCGTCTGATCGCCAGTACCCTGATCACTTTAGTGCCCTGTAGTGCTCGCACAGCAGTCATTTTAGGGGCCGTGTCATTGTACGCTGGCTGGTTACCTGCCCTGAGCATTTACGCCATTGTTTTGGTGCTCGTCGGGTTGGTTGGCCTGGGGTTAAATAAGGTGATGCCAGGGCATTCGACTGGGCTGGTGATGGAGATGTTTCCTTTCCGGATGCCCTCCTTTGGGGCGACTCTGCGGAAGACGTGGGCCCGTTTCCAGTCCTTCGTCTTTGTGGCTGCTCCTATCGTTCTGGTGGGCAGTATCGTCCTGGGAGCACTTTACGAGACCGGTTATATTTGGAACCTGGCCGCTCCCCTTGCCCCGATCGTGCAGGGCTGGTTAGGTTTGCCACCGGTGGCTGGTCTAACTCTGATCTTCGCTGTACTCCGTAAAGAGTTGGCCTTGCAGCTCCTGGTTACTCTGGCCATCGTCCAATATGGAGGAGGAGCAAGCGATCTCCTTCATTTCATGAATCAAAATCAAATCTTCGTTTACGCCCTGGTCAATACTATTTATATTCCCTGCGTGGCGACGATCGCTGTTCTGGGTGAGGAGCTTGGCTGGAGAAGGGCCTTACTGATAACAGGCTTTACGATCTCCCTAGCCATCATCATAGGCGGTATAGTTTGGCGCCTGCTTCCCTTGTTTGGATGGTGA
- a CDS encoding S8 family serine peptidase, with product MLRNIKRLPLFLLIAVLLFTLLPTNLTQVRAAALKEPPPGTFVPGRIIVKFNPQANQVAQTILGMMYGLSRQETIPAIGADIYTVTPGEEKQIAKALTAYTTVQYAEPDYTLHISRTPNDPLFASYQWNLRKIGAEAAWDINQGSSDITVAILDSGIDLGHPDLQAKIVPGYDFVNDDSNPSDDNGHGTHVAGIVAASTNNGVGIAGLSWGAKIMPIKVIDANGEGSTSNLEKGIIWAADHGAKIINMSLGGETSSPPSSLQEAINYAYQKGCLLVAAAGNNGSSTLFYPASLEHVISVAATDQNDARAYFSQYNAYVDVAAPGVGIASTFPCSMASYPYALGSGTSQAAPHVAGLAALVWSVNPNLSNDQVEQIIENTADDLGPSGRDDYYGAGRINAYRALIEAQKTASIIVQVDTPAPGSSVWRAASINISGWAIDQGSPSGTGINAIRLYLDGTACSGTLLGTASYGLPRPDVAAIYGPKFQNSGWSFTWDATTTTLGQHTLLICTDSSRLGLVSKTMDVIMATPFVKDLNRPYIYFPLIMRAYSGAW from the coding sequence ATGCTCCGCAACATTAAGCGCTTGCCCCTTTTTCTCTTAATAGCTGTTCTCCTATTCACCCTCCTCCCGACGAACCTCACCCAAGTAAGAGCCGCCGCCCTGAAAGAACCACCCCCAGGGACATTCGTGCCCGGCCGCATCATCGTCAAGTTCAACCCCCAAGCCAACCAGGTTGCCCAAACTATTCTGGGGATGATGTATGGACTCTCCCGACAAGAAACGATACCGGCCATCGGCGCCGACATTTACACCGTCACGCCTGGTGAGGAGAAACAGATTGCCAAGGCACTCACCGCTTACACCACCGTACAATATGCGGAACCAGACTATACGCTGCATATCAGTCGTACCCCCAACGATCCGCTCTTCGCCAGCTATCAGTGGAACCTGCGCAAGATTGGTGCCGAGGCCGCCTGGGATATCAATCAGGGCAGCTCAGACATCACCGTGGCCATCCTCGACAGCGGCATTGACCTGGGGCATCCGGATCTACAGGCTAAGATCGTCCCCGGCTACGATTTCGTCAATGACGACAGCAACCCCTCAGATGATAACGGGCACGGCACCCATGTGGCTGGCATCGTAGCTGCCTCCACCAATAATGGGGTCGGCATAGCTGGCCTCTCCTGGGGAGCCAAGATCATGCCCATCAAGGTGATCGACGCTAATGGCGAGGGCTCTACCAGCAATCTGGAGAAGGGCATAATCTGGGCTGCGGACCATGGGGCGAAGATCATCAATATGAGCCTGGGTGGCGAAACGTCCAGTCCCCCTTCGTCTTTGCAGGAAGCTATCAACTACGCCTATCAGAAAGGTTGCCTGCTCGTCGCTGCCGCCGGTAACAATGGCTCCAGTACCCTCTTTTATCCGGCCTCCCTCGAACACGTCATATCGGTGGCCGCCACAGATCAGAATGATGCCCGGGCCTACTTTTCCCAGTACAATGCCTACGTTGATGTGGCCGCCCCCGGGGTTGGCATAGCCAGCACCTTTCCATGCAGTATGGCCTCCTATCCTTACGCGCTCGGTAGTGGTACCTCCCAGGCTGCTCCCCACGTGGCCGGACTGGCGGCCCTGGTCTGGTCAGTGAATCCCAACCTGAGCAACGATCAGGTAGAACAGATCATCGAGAATACGGCCGATGATCTCGGCCCCAGTGGCCGGGATGACTATTACGGCGCCGGGCGCATCAACGCCTACCGAGCCTTAATTGAAGCCCAGAAGACGGCTAGTATCATCGTTCAGGTCGACACACCAGCCCCCGGCAGCTCCGTTTGGAGAGCGGCCTCCATCAACATCAGCGGCTGGGCCATTGACCAGGGCAGTCCCAGTGGCACCGGTATCAATGCTATTCGCCTTTACCTGGATGGGACGGCCTGCTCTGGCACGCTGCTGGGCACGGCCTCCTATGGACTTCCCCGTCCAGACGTAGCCGCTATCTATGGCCCTAAATTTCAGAACTCGGGTTGGAGCTTCACCTGGGACGCGACGACCACCACCCTGGGTCAACACACGCTACTTATCTGTACCGATAGCAGTCGATTGGGACTGGTCTCTAAGACGATGGATGTCATCATGGCCACCCCTTTCGTCAAAGACCTCAATCGACCGTACATCTATTTTCCTCTCATCATGAGGGCCTACTCCGGCGCCTGGTGA
- a CDS encoding MBL fold metallo-hydrolase, whose translation MRVTILGSSPAWTNAGGACSGYLLEQGETRLLLDCGNGVCGNLSKHIAYDAISAIIVSHMHPDHFLDLIPYRYALVYGLGHRLERRPYLYLPPGGQMVLEHIVAAFAEAADFLSSVFEVQEYDPLEPLCVGELIIRFMPVRHFIPTFGMTVMGDKTIAYSSDSGPSEALVSLAKDADLFLCEATLRQAAEEGPERGHLSPVEAGTIARRAAVKMLVLTHIGREATDLQKCLEEVKQIYGGNVALAREGDTYILSGC comes from the coding sequence TTGAGGGTTACCATACTGGGGAGTAGCCCAGCCTGGACAAATGCGGGGGGTGCTTGCTCAGGGTATCTGCTTGAACAGGGGGAGACCCGGCTCCTGCTCGATTGTGGTAACGGTGTGTGCGGCAACCTCAGCAAGCACATCGCCTACGATGCCATTTCAGCCATCATCGTTTCCCATATGCACCCCGACCACTTCCTCGATTTGATCCCCTATCGTTACGCTCTCGTTTATGGCTTGGGACACCGACTGGAGAGGCGCCCTTACCTCTATCTGCCACCGGGCGGTCAAATGGTGTTAGAGCACATTGTGGCCGCTTTCGCTGAAGCTGCGGACTTCCTTAGCAGTGTATTCGAAGTGCAGGAGTACGATCCCCTGGAGCCCCTGTGTGTTGGGGAACTCATCATTCGCTTTATGCCAGTCAGACATTTCATCCCGACGTTCGGTATGACTGTAATGGGCGATAAGACGATAGCCTATTCGTCTGACAGCGGCCCCTCCGAAGCGCTGGTCTCCCTGGCGAAGGACGCTGATCTCTTCCTCTGTGAGGCTACCCTTCGCCAAGCCGCTGAGGAGGGACCAGAACGAGGACATCTATCCCCAGTGGAAGCTGGGACGATCGCCAGACGAGCCGCAGTCAAGATGCTTGTGCTCACTCACATCGGCAGGGAGGCAACTGATCTCCAAAAGTGTCTGGAGGAGGTCAAGCAAATCTATGGGGGAAATGTTGCTTTGGCCAGGGAAGGCGATACGTACATCCTGTCGGGTTGTTGA
- a CDS encoding metal-dependent transcriptional regulator, with amino-acid sequence MSSAIDEYLEAIYKLQQEEHPVHPSRLAKRLKVAPSSVAEMLKKLAQQELVSRTEDLGTVLTPKGEEMALRLIRKHRLAERFLTDILGIPWDKAHDQACQLEHVFSAEATEGLEKFLENPRTCPHGYPIPQKDGTLVEEATRSLDDLQPGERAVIICVDEEEPKMLQYLATLGLLPSTEIEVEEVGPFHGPFLVRVGRAKYALGREVASKIRVKAMAVAERGRGRIAGRGRRKMRWGWRSPPQDPNGGI; translated from the coding sequence GTGTCGTCAGCTATTGATGAATATCTTGAGGCCATTTACAAGCTACAACAGGAGGAACACCCGGTACATCCCTCTCGCCTGGCGAAGAGGCTTAAGGTTGCTCCATCGTCTGTGGCCGAGATGTTAAAGAAATTAGCCCAACAGGAACTTGTCAGCCGGACGGAGGATCTGGGCACTGTCTTGACCCCCAAAGGGGAGGAGATGGCCCTCAGATTGATTCGTAAGCATAGGCTTGCGGAGCGTTTTCTCACCGATATCCTGGGCATTCCCTGGGACAAGGCCCACGATCAAGCGTGCCAATTAGAACACGTCTTCTCGGCCGAAGCAACCGAGGGTCTGGAGAAGTTCCTGGAAAATCCGAGGACGTGTCCTCACGGTTACCCCATCCCCCAGAAGGATGGCACGCTCGTGGAGGAGGCGACCCGCTCCCTGGATGATCTTCAGCCAGGGGAGAGAGCGGTCATCATCTGCGTTGATGAGGAGGAGCCCAAAATGCTTCAGTATCTGGCCACCCTTGGGCTGCTACCATCGACAGAGATAGAGGTGGAAGAAGTAGGACCATTTCACGGTCCGTTTTTGGTTCGGGTTGGTAGGGCTAAGTATGCCCTTGGTCGAGAGGTGGCTTCCAAGATTCGGGTAAAGGCGATGGCAGTTGCTGAGCGAGGCAGAGGAAGGATCGCTGGGCGAGGCAGAAGAAAGATGCGCTGGGGTTGGAGATCACCGCCGCAGGATCCGAACGGGGGGATATAA
- a CDS encoding metallopeptidase family protein gives MDRYSFERMVARAIDELPQEVLEKMANVAIVIEDKPGPEHLEEAGLHPPATLFGLYEGIPLTQRGSGYTLVPPDKITIFQKPIESSYHSYGQIKRAVQRTIIHEIAHHFGISDAELSRLGWG, from the coding sequence ATGGACAGATACAGCTTTGAGAGGATGGTAGCTAGAGCAATAGATGAGCTCCCTCAGGAGGTGCTCGAGAAGATGGCCAATGTGGCCATCGTCATCGAAGATAAGCCCGGGCCAGAGCATCTGGAAGAGGCAGGGCTTCACCCTCCCGCAACCCTCTTTGGACTCTATGAGGGCATACCTCTGACACAGCGAGGCAGTGGCTACACGCTGGTGCCACCAGATAAGATAACCATCTTCCAAAAGCCCATTGAATCATCTTACCATTCCTACGGGCAGATCAAGCGAGCTGTGCAAAGGACGATCATACACGAGATAGCCCACCACTTCGGCATCAGCGATGCCGAATTGAGCCGATTGGGCTGGGGCTGA